One segment of Gloeocapsopsis sp. IPPAS B-1203 DNA contains the following:
- a CDS encoding bestrophin family ion channel translates to MHSEKIHWFKLVFRLRGSVIPAIFYRVLICALFGFFISLLYHLKFPVSQPVFGNLVPSVVIGLLLVFRTNTAYERFWEGRKAWGTLVNNVRNLARQIWVAVIEVNPEDRESKITTLRLLAAFAIATKLHLRAKPVNQELASLISPAQFNKLKTMNNPPLEIAFWIGDYLQIQYNRSCIDAYQLVALQNLLNSMVDVLGACERILKTPIPLAYAIHLKQLLLIYCSLLPFNLVGNLGWWTGAFVALVSFIVFGVEEIGIEIENPFGYDHNDLPLNAICDTMVRNIEDLISLSPSVHSYIGNSKTSQNSN, encoded by the coding sequence ATGCATAGCGAAAAAATCCACTGGTTTAAATTAGTTTTTCGGCTTCGTGGTTCAGTCATTCCAGCAATTTTTTATCGAGTATTAATATGTGCCTTATTTGGCTTCTTTATTTCGCTATTATATCATTTAAAATTTCCTGTATCCCAACCTGTTTTTGGTAATCTTGTGCCTAGTGTTGTTATTGGTTTACTGCTTGTTTTTAGAACTAATACAGCTTATGAACGCTTTTGGGAAGGACGTAAAGCTTGGGGGACTTTGGTTAATAATGTACGGAACTTAGCACGGCAAATTTGGGTAGCAGTTATTGAAGTTAACCCAGAAGATAGAGAAAGTAAAATTACGACTTTAAGGCTTTTAGCTGCTTTTGCTATAGCCACTAAACTCCACTTAAGAGCAAAGCCTGTCAACCAAGAATTAGCTAGTTTGATATCTCCAGCTCAATTTAATAAATTAAAAACCATGAATAATCCTCCATTAGAAATAGCTTTTTGGATTGGAGACTATTTACAAATTCAGTACAATCGTAGTTGCATCGATGCTTATCAATTAGTTGCATTGCAAAATTTACTCAATAGCATGGTAGATGTCCTAGGAGCCTGCGAACGTATTTTAAAAACCCCTATTCCGCTTGCTTATGCAATTCATTTAAAACAGCTATTATTAATTTACTGCTCATTATTACCTTTTAATCTTGTTGGTAATTTAGGTTGGTGGACTGGAGCCTTTGTTGCTTTAGTAAGTTTTATTGTTTTTGGTGTTGAAGAAATTGGTATTGAAATAGAAAATCCTTTTGGTTATGACCATAACGATTTGCCTCTCAATGCTATTTGTGACACAATGGTACGCAATATTGAAGATTTAATCAGTCTTAGTCCTAGTGTTCACTCCTATATAGGCAATTCTAAAACTAGTCAAAATAGCAATTAG
- a CDS encoding filamentous hemagglutinin N-terminal domain-containing protein gives MTTTSEIGWRGLKIVGFIGIVGAIALSQTCVQAQITPDTTLGSENSVVTPNVVINGTASDRIDGGAIRSTNLFHSFQEFNIDAGRGAYFSNPAGIENILSRVTGNNPSNILGTLGVLGNANLFLINPNGIIFGQGASLDIQGSFVASTADRIQLGDSGYFNATEPQQSSLLAVTPGALFFNQVASQPGNIINTGNLAVGKNLTLSADNLNLQGQLLAGENLILQANDTVQVRDSVVNPFIAAAGGKLLVQGQAIDIFALNHANSGLFAGKDLVLRANTIGGDAHFWSGGNFRIEQLDGSLGDWYSLYDPIIFVAGDLFFNDYVGTSLHILAGGSVIVPGTIAIMDADTASTSIAEDITLSDGTVLPIDGSDRPTLDIRAGVDPAIVSSPDGIAVIGSGLFFGGEYETNPSSADISIGNIIIDPPDGVVYLTNQYQPNLSLTSANIKIIGEGFSRIGAEFQKLGIDARGIGGNGSSVVLDSRGSIFLNQNASINSSSDMSQSGDIRLITNEQISLGSKSSVTSFSDFGKEGDISLNANEIQLAPFASILASGDGGDIQIQGNRLLMQEFSQIVATTTGTEAGGSIFIQANDSIRIDGGNIFTFVGLFGSPQTSGDGGGITIKTGDLSITGTALFVGEPFPNGFRTGGDITSDTLGSGDAGTVTIDARQVRLTNGAQIRASTLSTGNAGDVIIRASESVEVSGLSSDDNFFVSKIASQVNSGATGTGGDVLIETKQRLTVSDGAQIQAGTFGSGSGGSLTVNATQSIDISDTVIDDNPTGLFTGPEGAGASGTGGDLTVTTGQLSMIGGETNISSEVNFEASGNAGDLLIEISRLVIGNGGRISAATFGTGQGGNLTVKASESINLLGVDNTTEDTDSSSLSTATFGGGNAGNLTIQTGLLSVRDGAIVSAATLGQGNAGSLRIDATESIEVRGRFADGLLPSELSTAVGSDATGQGGDLSIVTRQLTVQEGGQISASTSGNGRGGNIDIQAGSVRLSDRAQINASSQQQGNAGSITINADNLIESTNSDILTFADQASGGEIAITAQDIRLRGDSDIQTNVASGTGGGGNITLTANSILAFDDSDILAFAQDGRGGNIALNTPVFFGENFQPAALNSDPSTLDGNNRVDINASGAVAGVVDIPDVSFIQNSLTELPANLTNTETLVANSCVARSRNQAGSFLITGAGGLPSRPGEQAASTYSTGSVRSVPDTSSRTWQLGDRIVEPQGAYRLSNGRLILSRECS, from the coding sequence GTGACGACTACAAGTGAAATTGGTTGGCGTGGATTGAAAATAGTAGGATTTATAGGAATTGTCGGAGCGATCGCACTTTCACAAACTTGCGTTCAAGCCCAGATTACACCAGATACCACGCTTGGTAGTGAAAATTCAGTAGTAACACCTAATGTTGTTATTAATGGAACTGCGAGCGATCGCATTGATGGTGGTGCAATTCGCAGTACTAACCTATTTCACAGTTTTCAAGAATTCAATATTGATGCAGGAAGAGGCGCTTACTTTAGTAATCCTGCGGGAATTGAAAACATTCTCAGTCGAGTTACAGGAAACAACCCTTCTAACATTCTGGGTACGCTTGGTGTTTTAGGTAATGCTAACCTATTCTTGATAAATCCCAATGGTATTATTTTTGGACAAGGTGCTAGTTTAGACATTCAAGGCTCATTTGTTGCCTCAACCGCAGATCGAATTCAACTTGGTGACAGTGGATATTTTAATGCAACGGAACCACAGCAGAGTAGTTTACTTGCAGTAACTCCAGGAGCGCTATTTTTTAATCAAGTAGCTAGTCAACCAGGGAATATTATCAATACAGGCAATTTAGCCGTAGGTAAGAACCTTACTCTATCAGCAGATAATCTGAATCTTCAAGGTCAGCTTTTAGCAGGCGAGAATTTAATACTGCAAGCGAACGACACAGTGCAAGTAAGAGATAGTGTCGTAAATCCTTTCATTGCAGCAGCGGGTGGAAAATTACTTGTTCAAGGACAAGCGATAGACATTTTTGCCTTAAATCATGCCAATAGTGGGCTATTTGCTGGTAAAGATTTGGTGCTACGTGCAAATACAATAGGAGGCGATGCTCATTTTTGGAGTGGCGGAAATTTTCGGATTGAGCAGCTTGATGGAAGTTTAGGAGATTGGTACAGTCTTTACGATCCAATCATATTTGTTGCCGGAGACTTATTCTTTAATGACTATGTTGGAACTTCATTACATATTTTAGCTGGAGGTTCTGTAATTGTTCCTGGTACAATTGCAATTATGGATGCAGACACGGCATCGACGTCAATTGCTGAAGACATCACGCTATCAGATGGTACAGTATTGCCTATTGATGGTAGCGATCGCCCAACACTTGATATTCGCGCCGGAGTCGATCCTGCGATAGTTAGTAGTCCAGATGGAATTGCCGTTATTGGTTCTGGCTTATTCTTTGGTGGAGAATACGAGACAAATCCCTCTAGTGCTGATATTTCAATTGGGAATATTATCATAGATCCTCCAGATGGTGTTGTTTATCTGACCAATCAGTATCAACCTAACCTTTCTCTAACATCTGCAAACATTAAGATTATTGGAGAAGGGTTCTCTAGAATAGGGGCAGAGTTTCAAAAACTTGGAATTGATGCGCGTGGAATTGGTGGAAATGGTAGTTCAGTTGTCCTTGATTCGCGAGGTAGTATTTTCCTCAATCAAAACGCCTCTATCAACTCCTCTTCTGACATGAGTCAATCTGGCGATATCAGACTGATAACGAACGAGCAGATTTCTCTTGGTTCTAAATCTTCCGTCACTTCGTTCTCTGACTTTGGCAAAGAGGGCGATATTAGCTTAAATGCTAATGAGATTCAGCTTGCTCCCTTTGCTTCTATTCTTGCCAGTGGTGACGGAGGTGATATTCAAATCCAGGGAAATAGGTTACTAATGCAGGAATTTTCCCAAATTGTAGCTACTACTACTGGAACAGAAGCCGGAGGCAGTATTTTCATTCAAGCGAATGACTCTATTCGTATAGATGGCGGAAACATTTTTACATTTGTAGGCTTATTTGGCTCTCCCCAAACTTCAGGTGATGGTGGAGGTATCACTATCAAAACTGGAGACTTAAGCATTACAGGTACTGCACTATTTGTCGGCGAACCATTTCCTAACGGCTTCCGCACCGGTGGCGATATTACATCAGATACATTAGGTTCAGGAGATGCGGGAACTGTAACAATTGATGCTAGACAGGTAAGACTCACCAATGGAGCACAAATTAGAGCTTCTACCCTTAGTACAGGAAATGCCGGAGATGTCATTATTCGTGCTTCAGAATCTGTTGAAGTGAGTGGTCTATCGTCTGATGACAATTTTTTTGTTAGCAAAATAGCTTCTCAAGTCAATTCAGGAGCTACTGGAACTGGGGGAGATGTACTTATTGAAACTAAGCAGCGCCTGACGGTTAGCGATGGCGCACAGATACAGGCTGGTACATTTGGCAGTGGTTCAGGAGGAAGTCTTACAGTAAACGCTACTCAATCGATTGACATCTCAGATACAGTAATTGACGACAATCCAACAGGTCTTTTTACTGGTCCAGAAGGTGCTGGGGCAAGTGGAACCGGAGGAGATTTAACTGTCACAACTGGGCAACTAAGCATGATCGGCGGAGAAACAAACATCTCTTCTGAAGTTAACTTTGAAGCCTCTGGCAATGCGGGCGACTTACTAATTGAAATTAGCCGCTTAGTTATTGGAAACGGAGGACGGATTAGTGCCGCAACATTTGGAACTGGGCAAGGCGGAAATCTTACTGTTAAAGCTTCTGAATCAATCAATTTACTTGGCGTAGACAATACAACAGAAGATACAGATTCGAGTAGTCTTTCGACTGCAACTTTTGGCGGTGGAAATGCGGGAAATTTAACAATTCAAACAGGACTGTTAAGCGTTCGGGATGGAGCAATTGTATCAGCGGCTACTTTGGGTCAGGGCAATGCAGGCTCGTTGCGAATTGATGCGACTGAATCAATAGAAGTTAGGGGAAGGTTTGCAGATGGGTTGTTGCCTAGCGAGTTGAGTACTGCTGTTGGATCAGACGCCACAGGTCAAGGAGGAGATTTGAGTATTGTAACTAGGCAATTAACGGTTCAGGAGGGGGGACAGATATCTGCTTCGACTTCTGGAAATGGTCGGGGAGGAAACATTGATATTCAAGCTGGATCAGTGAGATTAAGCGATCGCGCCCAAATTAATGCGAGTTCTCAACAGCAGGGAAATGCAGGAAGCATTACTATCAATGCAGATAATCTGATTGAGTCTACTAACAGTGACATTCTCACTTTTGCCGATCAAGCTAGTGGTGGAGAAATAGCGATTACAGCCCAAGACATCCGCCTGCGTGGAGACAGTGACATTCAAACCAATGTTGCTAGTGGTACTGGTGGCGGTGGTAACATCACCCTAACTGCTAACTCGATCCTCGCATTCGATGACAGCGATATCCTCGCGTTTGCCCAAGACGGTCGCGGTGGTAATATTGCTCTTAATACTCCTGTATTCTTTGGTGAAAACTTTCAACCAGCTGCACTTAATAGTGACCCAAGTACTTTAGATGGCAATAACCGCGTTGATATTAATGCCAGTGGTGCAGTAGCTGGAGTTGTTGATATCCCCGATGTTAGTTTTATTCAAAATAGCCTGACAGAATTGCCTGCTAACTTAACTAACACCGAAACTTTAGTCGCAAACAGTTGTGTAGCACGTAGTCGCAATCAAGCAGGTAGTTTCCTCATTACAGGTGCTGGTGGTTTGCCGAGTCGTCCAGGAGAGCAAGCAGCCTCTACATATTCTACTGGAAGTGTGCGTTCGGTACCTGATACAAGCTCTCGTACATGGCAACTAGGCGATCGCATTGTTGAACCTCAAGGCGCATACCGCTTAAGTAACGGGCGATTGATTTTGAGCCGCGAGTGTTCTTAG
- a CDS encoding filamentous hemagglutinin N-terminal domain-containing protein: MTKAWLNKFWLFGLTNSLIISSAIALSEVSVAQVQPDSTLGSESSIVNSVDENIDLIRGGAIRGTNLLHSFQEFNIGEGKAVYFVNPQGIENIFSRVTGNNPSQILGRLGVLKNANLYLLNPNGIIFGKNASLDVKGSFVATTAESILFEDGREFSAINPQKLILEIKVPLGLQIGNTPGAIVNQSVFGLQMQPGKNLSLIGGDVNLAGGIIFAPGGRVELGGLSKPGIIDINSDGSLSFPENVERGNVFLNQGAVVNVLAGRGGAIAINSKNLELKEGSALIAGIASGLGSPEAQAGDIIINASDKVTFDGINQNGISSGIYNSVFNQGVGNAGKVEIATNDFSLTNGANILSTLNGTGKTGDIDIKASNNFSIDGKGLVTNLLITNSGIKNQIGENGSGSTGDVIISAKKISLTNGGSINSFNSGKGTSGNIDIFANDTIFVDGSSEPFISSISSFIDQKGVGNAGNIHLDTENLLLTNGSSITSFISGEGNSGNITINASNNILLDGEAKFRNNLLSSIITSVQGGIGNTGDIIITTRNLSLINGALIGTDSSGRGNAGNIGITATDSVFIDGQGSRVGADLFSQISSGVLQNAVGNGGKIEIATGNLRLSNKGTITSTSDGQGNAGNVRIEAQKDIILDEGNISSVVFVNAEGNGGDISITAKNVSLINNAALNTDSLIKGNAGNIWINATEHFLIKQSFISSSVTRGNLPPPSGNISFLGIGNAGDITIKSDRIVLEDHARVATVNGGIGDAGNIFFEANNTFSAANGSIVSSNIGQLNGTSAAGKVGNIGIAAKNIFLTEGAQLQAAFLLNTTGESGIVSIKAVDFISVTGLNSGISTTVSPGAIANGSDIKLEANAVLIADDARLNASSFGVGNAGNIKVSADSFTLDRDSSILALNTPSTEVSNNLSGGNVTLQISDRLILRNNSDISTRASSNANGGNIEITSGAVIAFDDSDIFTFAQAGRGGNITLNTPAYFGNSFNSASSQVKPDSANNFLNNNDRADINATGAVSGVVTIPDVSFLQNSLTELPENTIDTNALVANSCIARSDRSGTFTITGTGNLPNRPGDAAVSSYPTGDVRGVESDRTSTHRPWKIGDPIIEPQAAYRLTNGQIVLSRECGK, encoded by the coding sequence ATGACAAAAGCTTGGCTGAATAAATTTTGGCTGTTTGGATTAACTAATTCTTTAATAATAAGTAGTGCGATTGCATTATCTGAAGTATCCGTCGCACAGGTTCAGCCCGATTCTACTTTGGGTAGTGAATCCTCTATTGTTAATTCAGTGGATGAAAATATCGATCTTATTAGAGGCGGAGCAATTCGCGGTACTAACCTCTTACATAGTTTTCAAGAATTCAATATTGGTGAAGGTAAAGCAGTTTATTTTGTCAATCCTCAAGGAATCGAGAATATCTTCAGCCGAGTTACGGGTAACAATCCTTCTCAAATTTTAGGAAGATTGGGCGTTTTAAAAAATGCTAATCTGTATTTACTCAATCCCAACGGTATTATTTTCGGGAAAAATGCCAGTCTAGATGTTAAGGGTTCATTTGTAGCAACTACTGCTGAAAGTATATTATTTGAGGATGGTCGAGAATTTAGCGCAATTAATCCACAAAAACTAATTTTAGAAATTAAAGTTCCTCTTGGTTTGCAGATTGGGAATACTCCAGGTGCAATTGTTAATCAGTCGGTATTTGGTTTACAGATGCAACCAGGAAAAAACTTATCTTTAATAGGTGGCGACGTTAATTTAGCAGGTGGAATCATATTTGCACCAGGAGGAAGAGTCGAGTTAGGAGGATTATCAAAGCCAGGAATCATTGATATTAATAGTGATGGAAGTTTGAGTTTTCCTGAAAATGTAGAAAGAGGCAATGTTTTTCTCAATCAAGGTGCTGTTGTCAATGTACTTGCAGGGAGAGGAGGTGCGATCGCAATTAATAGCAAAAATTTAGAGCTGAAAGAAGGAAGCGCTTTGATCGCTGGTATTGCATCAGGTTTGGGTTCTCCCGAAGCTCAAGCAGGAGATATTATTATTAATGCTAGCGATAAGGTTACTTTTGATGGAATAAATCAAAATGGTATTTCTAGCGGTATTTATAATAGTGTATTTAACCAAGGTGTAGGTAACGCAGGGAAAGTAGAGATTGCTACAAATGATTTTTCTTTAACCAACGGAGCAAATATACTTTCTACACTTAATGGCACAGGTAAGACAGGAGATATAGATATTAAGGCTAGCAATAATTTCTCTATTGATGGTAAAGGCTTAGTTACCAATTTACTAATCACAAATAGTGGAATTAAGAACCAAATTGGAGAAAATGGCTCTGGTAGTACAGGTGATGTTATCATAAGTGCGAAAAAAATCTCTCTGACTAATGGCGGTTCTATTAACAGCTTCAACTCAGGAAAAGGAACTTCGGGTAATATTGATATTTTTGCAAATGATACTATCTTTGTTGATGGAAGTTCAGAACCATTTATTAGTTCTATTTCTAGCTTTATTGATCAAAAAGGTGTAGGTAACGCAGGAAACATTCATCTCGACACTGAGAATCTTCTTCTTACTAATGGCAGTAGTATCACTAGCTTTATCTCTGGCGAAGGTAACTCAGGAAATATAACGATAAATGCTAGTAATAATATCTTATTGGATGGAGAAGCAAAATTTAGAAACAACTTACTCAGTTCTATTATTACCTCTGTTCAGGGGGGAATAGGTAATACAGGAGACATCATAATTACTACTAGAAATTTATCTCTCATAAATGGCGCTCTCATAGGAACTGACAGTAGTGGTAGAGGTAACGCAGGTAACATTGGCATTACAGCTACAGATAGTGTATTTATTGATGGTCAAGGTAGCAGAGTAGGCGCAGATTTATTTAGTCAGATTTCTAGTGGCGTGCTTCAAAATGCTGTAGGTAATGGTGGCAAAATTGAAATTGCTACTGGAAATTTGAGACTTAGTAATAAGGGTACAATAACTAGCACAAGTGATGGTCAAGGTAACGCTGGTAATGTCAGGATTGAAGCACAAAAAGACATTATTTTAGATGAAGGCAATATTAGTAGTGTAGTATTTGTGAACGCTGAAGGAAACGGCGGAGATATTAGTATTACTGCCAAAAACGTATCGCTAATCAATAATGCTGCGCTTAATACTGATAGCTTGATAAAAGGAAACGCTGGTAATATTTGGATTAATGCCACTGAACATTTTTTGATAAAGCAAAGTTTCATCAGTAGTAGTGTAACTAGAGGTAATCTTCCTCCTCCTAGTGGCAATATTAGTTTTTTGGGAATAGGAAATGCAGGAGATATTACAATTAAATCTGATCGTATTGTTTTAGAAGATCATGCTAGAGTAGCTACTGTTAATGGAGGAATAGGAGACGCAGGAAATATTTTCTTTGAAGCCAATAATACTTTTTCTGCGGCAAACGGAAGCATAGTAAGTAGCAATATAGGACAGCTTAACGGAACGTCAGCAGCAGGAAAAGTTGGCAATATAGGGATCGCGGCTAAAAATATTTTCTTGACTGAGGGTGCTCAATTACAAGCAGCATTTTTACTTAACACTACAGGTGAATCGGGAATTGTATCAATCAAAGCTGTTGATTTTATTTCTGTTACAGGTTTGAACAGTGGTATTTCAACTACCGTGTCTCCAGGTGCGATCGCTAATGGTAGCGATATTAAACTTGAAGCAAATGCTGTCTTGATAGCTGATGACGCTAGGCTAAATGCAAGTTCTTTTGGAGTAGGGAATGCTGGAAACATTAAAGTCAGTGCAGATTCCTTTACTCTTGATCGCGATTCATCTATACTTGCGTTAAATACACCTTCAACTGAAGTCTCAAATAATTTATCTGGTGGTAATGTTACTCTACAAATTAGCGATCGCCTAATCCTCCGCAACAACAGCGATATTTCTACACGAGCTAGTAGCAATGCTAACGGCGGTAATATCGAAATAACATCTGGTGCAGTAATTGCCTTTGATGATAGCGATATCTTTACTTTTGCTCAAGCAGGGAGAGGTGGAAATATTACTCTCAATACTCCTGCTTACTTTGGTAATAGTTTTAATTCAGCTTCTTCACAAGTCAAACCAGATTCTGCAAATAACTTCTTAAATAACAACGATCGCGCTGATATTAACGCCACTGGTGCAGTATCGGGAGTTGTCACAATCCCAGATGTCAGCTTTCTGCAAAATAGTCTTACAGAATTACCTGAAAACACCATTGATACAAATGCTTTAGTCGCCAATAGTTGCATTGCACGCAGCGATCGCAGCGGAACATTCACTATAACAGGTACAGGTAATTTACCCAATCGTCCTGGAGATGCTGCGGTGTCATCTTATCCCACAGGAGATGTGCGCGGTGTAGAAAGCGATCGCACTTCTACACATCGTCCTTGGAAAATAGGAGATCCAATTATTGAACCGCAAGCCGCATATCGTCTTACCAATGGGCAAATCGTCTTGAGTCGGGAATGTGGAAAGTAG
- a CDS encoding ribonuclease D — protein MLYSKNTNEIRTLIAQYTQAKILWVDTEIADFNTRNPRLSLIQFLNNEKDITGETVVVLDVLNQPEIIDEFVCTIMFNPSIEKVFHQASYDLKFLGKNKAKNITCTLEMAKKIPYYLLPLPNLSLKTLTEALCHIAVDKTEQTSDWGQRPLSDIQLQYAKMDPVYLAMVHQQLLQLRLLNNPNPATEDLSYLTTRYLELKQQLQLLTSEFEHIETRLKSAMQTQEVLETDNLKLSQSQRKTIKAEFAQLAAVIQEHGLEFNFPITLTQKLQKELKDVISELSLQVETTNSWRLTAKQSENINQPDELDF, from the coding sequence ATGCTTTATTCAAAAAATACTAATGAAATCCGTACTTTGATTGCCCAATATACTCAAGCAAAAATATTATGGGTTGACACAGAAATAGCAGATTTTAATACTCGTAACCCTCGTTTGTCCTTGATTCAGTTTTTAAATAATGAGAAGGATATTACGGGAGAAACAGTAGTTGTTTTAGATGTTCTAAATCAACCTGAAATTATAGATGAATTTGTATGTACAATTATGTTTAACCCATCAATTGAAAAAGTATTTCATCAAGCTAGTTATGATTTAAAATTCCTTGGGAAGAATAAGGCAAAGAATATTACATGTACTTTAGAAATGGCAAAAAAAATCCCATATTATCTTCTGCCATTACCTAACTTGTCTTTAAAAACTTTAACTGAAGCTTTGTGTCATATAGCAGTTGATAAAACTGAGCAGACAAGTGACTGGGGACAGCGACCTTTGAGCGACATTCAACTACAATATGCAAAGATGGACCCAGTTTATCTAGCAATGGTACATCAACAACTATTGCAATTGCGACTTCTTAATAATCCTAATCCTGCAACAGAAGATTTAAGCTATTTGACTACAAGATATCTAGAATTAAAACAACAGCTACAATTATTAACTTCTGAATTTGAGCATATTGAAACACGTTTAAAATCAGCCATGCAAACCCAGGAAGTTTTAGAAACTGATAATTTAAAACTTTCACAGTCGCAACGCAAAACAATAAAAGCAGAGTTTGCTCAATTAGCAGCAGTCATTCAGGAGCATGGATTAGAGTTTAATTTTCCAATTACTTTAACTCAAAAGTTACAAAAAGAATTAAAAGATGTAATTTCTGAACTCTCACTTCAAGTAGAAACAACAAATAGTTGGCGATTAACAGCAAAGCAATCTGAAAATATAAATCAGCCAGATGAGTTAGATTTTTAG
- a CDS encoding ShlB/FhaC/HecB family hemolysin secretion/activation protein: MNINILSTLQTEKGIAIALSIIPILITKSVSAQSPPSGVTLPPDTPETIERTLPQPPQPPQTPPQLQLPAPTLEVPPTPSPETPPITGDRFLVNKVEVLGSTVLQDEIAELTEAFTNREVTFEDLIQLRTDITQLYINNGYVTSGAFLPVNQDITSGIVTIQVVEGELERIDITGLQRLRSEYVRSRLENASKTPVNQQRLERALQLLQIDPLIRQVNAELTAGSTAGRNVLQVSLQENPPFTAGLNTDNRQSPSIGSLQGSVFATHNNLLGFGDRLSAEYGVTEGLDIYDINYAIPVNARNGTLGLRYGNSDSRIIEDPFRDFDIKSDTRTLSLSFRQPVSQSPTNEFGLSLAFDLRRSRTFLLGEPFSFNEGPDNGESRVSVVRFAQDWVDRGTTRVLAARSQFSFGIDAFDATINNTDTDGRFFSWLGQFQWVQQLSPRIILLSRVDAQLTPDSLLSLERFGLGGIDTIRGYRQNEIVADNAILGSVEVRIPLTFNPNILQIAPFIEIGTAWNNRFPNPDPATLAGLGLGLRWLISPNLALRLDYGVPLIAVTNRGNSLQDNGLYFSLRYQPF; the protein is encoded by the coding sequence ATGAATATCAATATTCTTAGTACACTCCAAACTGAGAAAGGAATCGCGATCGCCCTCAGTATTATCCCCATTCTCATCACCAAAAGTGTCTCAGCACAATCTCCACCATCAGGAGTCACGCTTCCACCCGATACACCAGAAACAATCGAACGCACTCTTCCGCAACCGCCACAACCACCGCAAACACCACCACAGTTACAGTTACCCGCACCTACATTAGAAGTTCCTCCAACTCCATCACCCGAAACTCCTCCGATAACAGGCGATCGCTTTCTTGTCAACAAAGTAGAAGTACTAGGAAGTACGGTTTTACAAGACGAAATTGCTGAATTAACTGAAGCTTTCACAAACCGTGAAGTTACTTTTGAAGATTTAATTCAACTGCGCACAGATATTACTCAGCTATATATTAATAATGGCTACGTTACCTCTGGTGCATTTTTGCCTGTCAATCAAGATATTACTAGTGGTATTGTCACAATCCAAGTTGTTGAAGGCGAACTCGAACGTATCGATATCACTGGATTACAAAGGTTACGTTCAGAGTATGTGCGATCGCGTTTAGAAAATGCAAGTAAAACACCTGTCAATCAACAACGCTTAGAACGTGCGTTACAACTATTACAAATTGATCCGTTAATTCGTCAAGTCAATGCAGAGTTAACTGCAGGAAGTACCGCTGGGCGCAATGTGTTGCAAGTCAGTCTGCAAGAAAACCCTCCCTTCACCGCTGGCTTGAATACAGATAATCGTCAGTCTCCTAGCATTGGTTCACTGCAAGGAAGTGTATTTGCAACCCACAATAATTTATTAGGATTTGGCGATCGCTTGAGTGCAGAGTATGGTGTTACTGAGGGACTCGATATCTATGACATTAACTATGCAATTCCTGTAAATGCCCGCAATGGGACACTGGGTTTACGTTACGGTAATAGCGATAGCCGGATTATTGAAGATCCTTTTCGCGACTTTGATATCAAAAGCGATACCCGCACCTTGTCACTGTCATTTCGTCAACCTGTCTCACAATCTCCTACCAACGAGTTTGGATTATCTTTAGCATTTGATCTGCGTCGCAGTCGGACTTTTTTACTTGGTGAACCGTTTTCCTTTAATGAAGGACCTGATAATGGAGAATCAAGAGTGAGTGTAGTGCGCTTTGCTCAAGATTGGGTAGACCGTGGGACAACACGAGTTTTAGCAGCGCGATCGCAATTTAGTTTTGGCATTGATGCCTTTGATGCCACAATTAACAATACTGACACTGATGGTAGATTCTTTAGCTGGTTAGGTCAGTTTCAATGGGTACAACAACTCTCACCTAGAATTATTTTACTATCTCGAGTGGATGCACAGCTGACACCAGATTCCTTATTATCGCTAGAAAGATTTGGTCTTGGTGGAATTGATACTATACGCGGCTATCGTCAAAACGAAATTGTTGCAGATAATGCCATTTTAGGTTCAGTGGAAGTTCGCATTCCGTTGACATTTAATCCAAACATACTGCAAATTGCACCTTTTATTGAGATTGGTACAGCTTGGAATAATCGCTTTCCTAATCCTGATCCGGCGACGCTTGCTGGTTTAGGACTAGGTTTGCGTTGGTTAATTAGCCCAAATCTAGCATTACGTCTCGACTATGGAGTTCCACTTATAGCAGTTACCAATAGAGGTAATTCCTTACAAGATAACGGTCTTTACTTTTCCTTGCGCTATCAACCGTTTTAA